From Pseudomonas sp. StFLB209, a single genomic window includes:
- a CDS encoding ABC transporter permease subunit: MLSFIARRVGLLIPTFFGITLLTFALIRLIPGDPVEVMMGERRVDPEMHAQAMERLGLNKPLHEQYVDYIAKLAQGDLGESLRTRESVWKEFLSLFPATVELALAALLFAGVLGLLAGVIAALKRGSLFDHGVMGVSLAGYSMPIFWWGLILIMFFSVTLGWTPVSGRIDLLYDIPPVTGFMLIDTLLSDEPGSFLDALHHLILPAIVLGTIPLAVIARMTRSSMLEVLREDYVRTARAKGLSPARVVFVHGLRNALIPVLTVFGLQVGALLAGAVLTETIFSWPGIGKWLIEAIGARDYPVVQNGILLIACLVILVNFVVDILYGIANPRIRHQR; encoded by the coding sequence ATGTTGAGTTTCATTGCCCGCCGGGTGGGGTTGCTGATCCCCACCTTTTTCGGGATTACCCTGCTCACCTTTGCCCTGATTCGCCTGATCCCCGGCGACCCGGTGGAGGTGATGATGGGCGAACGCCGGGTCGACCCCGAAATGCACGCCCAGGCCATGGAGCGCCTGGGTCTGAACAAACCGCTGCATGAGCAGTACGTCGATTACATCGCAAAACTCGCCCAGGGCGACCTCGGTGAATCGCTGCGCACCCGCGAAAGCGTCTGGAAGGAATTCCTCTCGCTATTCCCCGCCACCGTAGAGCTGGCCTTGGCCGCTCTGCTGTTTGCCGGGGTGCTGGGGCTGCTGGCCGGAGTGATCGCGGCGCTCAAGCGCGGCTCGCTGTTCGACCACGGGGTCATGGGCGTCTCGCTGGCCGGCTATTCGATGCCGATCTTCTGGTGGGGCCTGATCCTGATCATGTTCTTCTCGGTGACCCTGGGCTGGACCCCGGTCTCCGGACGCATCGATCTGCTTTACGACATCCCGCCCGTCACCGGCTTCATGCTGATCGACACCCTGCTCAGCGACGAACCGGGCTCGTTCCTCGATGCCCTGCACCACCTGATTCTGCCGGCCATCGTATTGGGCACCATCCCGCTGGCGGTGATCGCCCGGATGACCCGCTCCTCGATGCTCGAAGTGCTGCGTGAAGACTACGTACGCACGGCACGGGCCAAAGGCCTGTCGCCGGCACGAGTAGTGTTCGTCCACGGTCTGCGCAACGCGCTGATTCCGGTGCTCACCGTGTTCGGCCTGCAGGTCGGCGCGTTGCTGGCCGGCGCCGTGCTGACCGAAACCATCTTTTCCTGGCCGGGCATCGGCAAGTGGTTGATCGAGGCGATTGGCGCCCGTGACTACCCTGTCGTGCAGAACGGCATCCTGTTGATCGCCTGCCTGGTGATCCTGGTCAATTTCGTTGTGGATATTCTTTATGGCATCGCCAACCCGCGCATCCGTCACCAACGCTGA
- a CDS encoding ABC transporter substrate-binding protein, with amino-acid sequence MKLTFSHWPLVLALSAASLAVQAKPLVVCTEASPEGFDIVQYTTAVTADASAETILERLVAFKPGSTDPQPGLAERWEISEDGLQYTFHLRRGVKFHSTDDFKPSREMNADDVIWSFKRQLDPAHPWHKLSSVGFAYFESMGFRALLKAVEKLDEHTVRFTLSRAEAPFLRDLAMPFTSVYSAEYAGQLLQQGKPERLNSQPVGTGPFILTRYIKDAQVRFKANPDYWKGPVPSEVLVFAITLDSNTRLQKLKANECQVAVYPKPDDIEVIKADPQLAIDEMEAMMTSYVALNTRKPWLSDVRVRQAINLAFDKQAYLKALFGDGKATAGSGPYPPTLSGFDHTQHNQAHDPQKAQALLKQAGVPKGQVLTLFTRNGGGVTNPNPLLGAQMLQADLAKVGLSVDIRVMEWAEMLRRAKRGEHDMVFAGWAGDNGDPDNFLTPNLGCEAAGNGENYARWCNPEFEAAISQARGTTEPSTRAALYQKAQQVFIREQPWISLAYPKLFVARRHNVEGFVISPLTNNNFATTSVK; translated from the coding sequence TTGAAACTGACTTTCAGCCACTGGCCGCTGGTTCTGGCGCTGTCAGCCGCCAGCCTGGCGGTGCAGGCCAAGCCGTTGGTGGTGTGTACGGAAGCCAGCCCGGAAGGCTTCGACATCGTGCAATACACCACCGCAGTGACCGCGGATGCTTCGGCCGAAACCATCCTCGAACGGCTGGTGGCTTTTAAACCGGGCAGCACCGACCCGCAGCCTGGCCTGGCCGAACGCTGGGAGATCAGCGAGGACGGCCTGCAGTACACCTTTCATCTACGTCGCGGGGTGAAATTTCACAGCACCGATGACTTCAAGCCAAGCCGTGAAATGAACGCCGATGACGTGATATGGAGCTTTAAGCGCCAGCTCGACCCGGCCCACCCCTGGCACAAACTGTCGTCGGTGGGCTTTGCGTATTTCGAGAGCATGGGGTTTCGCGCCCTGCTCAAGGCCGTCGAAAAGCTGGACGAACACACGGTGCGCTTCACCCTGAGCCGCGCTGAAGCGCCTTTTCTACGTGACCTGGCGATGCCCTTCACCTCGGTCTATTCCGCCGAATACGCCGGGCAATTGCTGCAACAGGGCAAGCCGGAACGCCTCAACAGCCAACCGGTGGGCACCGGCCCCTTTATCCTGACCCGCTACATCAAGGACGCCCAGGTACGCTTCAAGGCCAACCCGGATTACTGGAAAGGCCCGGTACCCAGCGAAGTTCTGGTGTTCGCCATCACCCTGGACAGCAATACCCGGCTGCAAAAACTCAAGGCCAACGAGTGCCAGGTGGCGGTCTACCCCAAGCCTGACGACATCGAAGTGATCAAGGCCGATCCGCAGTTGGCCATCGATGAAATGGAAGCCATGATGACCAGCTATGTGGCGCTCAACACCCGCAAACCCTGGCTCAGTGATGTCAGGGTGCGCCAGGCAATCAATCTTGCATTCGACAAACAGGCCTATCTCAAGGCATTGTTCGGGGATGGCAAGGCGACAGCAGGCAGCGGCCCTTATCCGCCGACCCTGTCAGGCTTCGATCATACGCAGCACAATCAGGCCCATGATCCGCAAAAAGCGCAGGCTTTGCTCAAACAAGCCGGGGTGCCGAAAGGCCAGGTACTGACCCTGTTCACCCGCAACGGTGGCGGGGTGACCAACCCCAATCCGTTGCTCGGCGCGCAGATGTTGCAGGCCGATCTGGCCAAGGTCGGCCTGAGCGTGGATATTCGCGTCATGGAGTGGGCCGAAATGCTGCGCCGGGCCAAACGCGGCGAGCACGATATGGTGTTCGCCGGCTGGGCAGGCGACAACGGCGACCCGGACAACTTCCTGACCCCCAACCTCGGTTGCGAGGCGGCAGGCAACGGCGAAAACTACGCCCGCTGGTGCAATCCCGAATTCGAGGCGGCCATCAGCCAGGCACGAGGCACCACCGAACCCTCTACTCGGGCGGCCCTCTATCAGAAAGCCCAGCAGGTTTTCATCCGGGAACAACCCTGGATCAGCCTCGCTTACCCGAAACTGTTCGTGGCCCGGCGACACAACGTCGAAGGCTTCGTTATCAGTCCGCTAACCAATAACAACTTCGCGACCACGAGCGTGAAGTAG
- a CDS encoding ABC transporter substrate-binding protein, whose translation MRSTIATASLLSLALFTAAPHALAANSLVFCSEASPSGFDTAQYTSATDNDAAQPLYNRLAEFEKGGTVAIPALATSWDVSADGLVYTFHLREGVKFHSNKAFTPSRNFNADDVLFTFNRMLNTEHPFRLAYPTEFPYFTGMGMDKKIHSVTKSGPMTVVFTLNSVDAAFIQNLAMSFASILSAEYAEQLMAAGKARDINQQPIGTGPYIFQRYQKDAQIRYKGNPDYWAPEQVKLDQLIFAINTDASVRLQKLRKNECQVTLHPRPADVPGLKADPQLQVIESPGYNLGYISYNVRHAPLDKLAVRQALDMAVNKQAIIDAVYQGAGQKAVNGMPPSQWSYDSSIQDAPYNPDKARELLRAAGVKEGTELTLWAMPVQRPYNPNARLMAEMLQADWAKIGIKARIVSYEWGEYLKRSKNGEHDISLIGWTGDNGDPDNWLGTLYSCAAIGGNNYSMWCDEQYDRLIKSAIASTDRELRSGLYQQAQRYLKQQVPITPIAHSTVSQPLRADVQGFKVSPFGRNDFSGVSIVD comes from the coding sequence ATGCGCTCTACCATCGCAACGGCATCTCTATTGAGCCTGGCGCTGTTCACCGCCGCGCCTCATGCCCTGGCCGCCAACAGCCTGGTGTTCTGCTCCGAGGCCAGCCCGTCGGGCTTCGACACGGCGCAATACACCTCGGCCACCGATAACGATGCCGCCCAGCCGCTGTATAACCGGCTGGCCGAGTTCGAAAAAGGCGGCACAGTGGCCATCCCGGCGCTGGCCACTTCATGGGATGTATCGGCAGATGGCCTGGTTTATACCTTCCACCTGCGTGAAGGGGTGAAATTCCACAGCAACAAGGCCTTTACCCCCAGCCGCAACTTCAATGCCGACGACGTGCTGTTCACCTTCAACCGTATGCTCAACACCGAGCATCCGTTTCGCCTCGCCTACCCCACCGAGTTTCCGTACTTCACCGGCATGGGCATGGACAAGAAGATCCATTCGGTGACCAAGAGCGGGCCGATGACGGTTGTCTTCACTCTCAACAGTGTCGACGCGGCCTTTATTCAGAACCTGGCGATGAGCTTCGCCTCGATCCTGTCAGCCGAATACGCCGAGCAGCTGATGGCCGCAGGCAAGGCGCGGGATATCAACCAGCAGCCGATCGGCACCGGCCCGTATATCTTCCAGCGTTACCAGAAAGACGCGCAGATTCGTTACAAGGGCAACCCCGACTATTGGGCGCCGGAACAGGTCAAGCTGGATCAGTTGATCTTCGCCATCAACACCGACGCCTCGGTACGCCTGCAAAAGCTGCGCAAGAACGAATGCCAGGTCACCCTGCATCCACGGCCTGCCGATGTACCGGGGCTCAAGGCCGACCCACAGCTGCAGGTGATCGAAAGCCCCGGCTACAACCTGGGCTACATCAGCTACAACGTGCGCCATGCGCCGCTGGACAAGCTGGCAGTGCGCCAGGCACTGGACATGGCGGTCAACAAGCAGGCGATCATCGATGCGGTGTATCAGGGTGCCGGGCAAAAAGCCGTCAACGGCATGCCGCCTTCGCAGTGGTCCTACGACAGCAGTATTCAGGACGCGCCCTATAACCCCGACAAGGCCCGCGAACTGCTGCGCGCCGCCGGGGTCAAGGAAGGAACGGAGTTGACCCTGTGGGCCATGCCGGTGCAGCGCCCGTATAACCCCAACGCCCGGTTGATGGCCGAGATGCTGCAGGCCGACTGGGCCAAGATCGGGATCAAGGCGCGTATCGTCAGCTATGAATGGGGCGAGTACCTGAAACGCAGCAAGAACGGCGAGCACGACATCTCGCTGATCGGCTGGACCGGCGACAACGGCGACCCGGACAACTGGCTGGGCACCCTTTACAGCTGCGCGGCAATCGGTGGCAACAACTACTCGATGTGGTGTGACGAACAGTACGACCGGCTGATCAAGTCAGCCATCGCCAGCACCGACCGGGAACTGCGCAGCGGGCTGTATCAACAGGCGCAGCGCTACCTCAAGCAACAGGTGCCGATCACTCCGATTGCCCACTCGACCGTCAGCCAGCCGCTGCGCGCCGACGTTCAGGGCTTCAAGGTCAGCCCGTTCGGCCGTAACGACTTTTCCGGGGTGAGCATTGTCGATTAA
- a CDS encoding ABC transporter substrate-binding protein — protein sequence MLKTAVIPFFVSASLLAATPYAHAAGNLVFCSEGSPAGFDPAQYVAGTDFDASAETIFNRLTQFERGSTAVVPGLATRWDIAPDLLSYTFHLREGVKFHTTPWFKPSRNFNADDVLFTFNRMIDKDQPFRKAYPTEFPYFTDMGMDSNIKQIEKLDEYTVKFTLNSVDAAFIQNLAMSFASIQSAEYAEQLLKQGKPEDINQKPVGTGPFVFKSYQKDSNIRYTGNKEYWHPEDVRVDNLIFAITTDPSVRMQKLKRNECQVTAYPRPADLESLKADKNLQMPEQAGFNLGYIAYNVSDKIKGSDAANPLAQLQVRQALDMAVNKPAIINAVYQGAGQLAVNAMPPTQWSYDDTVKDAPYDLDKARALLKQAGIKEGTEISLWAMPVQRPYNPNARLMAELIQADWKKIGINAKIVSYEWGEYLKRAKAGEIGAMLIGWSGDNGDPDNWLGTLFGCDAVNGNNYSKWCDQAFDKLIKQAKATPGQDQRTVLYKQAQHLLKDAVPLTPIAHSTVYQPMRANVLDFKISPFGLNSFYGVGIK from the coding sequence ATGCTCAAAACTGCGGTCATTCCGTTTTTCGTCAGTGCCAGCCTGCTGGCGGCTACCCCTTACGCCCACGCGGCAGGCAATCTGGTGTTCTGCTCTGAAGGCAGCCCGGCAGGGTTTGACCCCGCGCAATACGTGGCCGGCACCGACTTCGACGCCAGCGCCGAAACCATCTTCAACCGCCTGACCCAGTTCGAGCGTGGCAGCACCGCCGTGGTGCCGGGTCTGGCCACCCGCTGGGACATCGCCCCGGACCTGCTGAGCTACACTTTCCATCTGCGTGAAGGCGTGAAGTTCCATACCACCCCGTGGTTCAAGCCCAGCCGTAACTTCAACGCCGATGACGTGCTGTTCACCTTCAACCGCATGATCGACAAGGACCAGCCGTTCCGTAAGGCCTACCCAACCGAGTTTCCGTATTTCACCGACATGGGTATGGACAGCAACATCAAGCAGATCGAAAAGCTCGATGAATACACGGTGAAGTTCACCCTCAACAGCGTCGACGCCGCGTTCATCCAGAACCTGGCCATGAGCTTCGCCTCGATCCAGTCTGCAGAATACGCCGAACAACTGCTCAAACAGGGCAAGCCCGAAGACATCAACCAGAAGCCGGTGGGCACCGGGCCATTCGTGTTCAAGAGCTACCAGAAGGACTCGAACATTCGCTATACCGGTAACAAGGAATACTGGCACCCCGAAGACGTGCGGGTCGACAACCTGATCTTTGCCATCACCACCGACCCGTCGGTGCGCATGCAAAAGCTCAAGCGCAACGAATGCCAGGTCACTGCATATCCGCGCCCTGCCGATCTGGAATCGCTCAAGGCCGACAAGAACCTGCAGATGCCTGAGCAGGCCGGTTTCAACCTGGGCTATATCGCCTACAACGTTTCCGACAAGATCAAGGGCAGCGATGCTGCCAACCCGCTGGCCCAGTTGCAGGTCCGCCAGGCGCTGGACATGGCGGTCAACAAGCCGGCGATCATCAATGCGGTGTATCAGGGTGCCGGGCAACTGGCAGTCAACGCCATGCCGCCCACCCAGTGGTCCTATGACGACACCGTCAAGGACGCGCCTTACGACCTGGACAAAGCCAGGGCACTGCTCAAGCAAGCCGGTATCAAGGAAGGCACCGAGATCAGCCTGTGGGCCATGCCGGTGCAACGCCCCTACAACCCCAACGCACGGTTGATGGCCGAACTGATCCAGGCCGACTGGAAGAAGATCGGCATCAACGCCAAAATCGTCAGCTACGAGTGGGGTGAATACCTCAAACGCGCCAAGGCCGGCGAAATCGGTGCCATGCTGATTGGCTGGAGCGGCGACAACGGCGACCCGGACAACTGGCTCGGGACGCTGTTTGGCTGTGATGCGGTCAACGGCAACAACTATTCCAAGTGGTGCGATCAAGCGTTCGACAAACTGATCAAGCAGGCCAAGGCCACTCCTGGCCAGGACCAGCGCACCGTGCTGTACAAACAGGCGCAGCACCTGCTCAAAGACGCAGTTCCGCTGACCCCCATCGCCCACTCAACGGTCTACCAGCCCATGCGTGCCAATGTACTGGACTTCAAGATCAGTCCGTTCGGCCTGAACTCATTCTATGGGGTGGGCATCAAGTAG
- a CDS encoding ABC transporter substrate-binding protein yields MEKTVFKPLLLTAALLACAPLAQAATTLVYCSEASPAGFDPSQYTSGTDFDASAETVFNRLTQFKRGGTEVEPGLATEWQIAADGLSYTFTLRKGVKFHTTEFFTPSRDFNADDVLFTFNRLLDPNQPFRKAYPSESPYFTDMGLNTTIKSIEKLDEQTVRFNLNNVDAAFVQNLAMSFASIQSAEYAEQLLKQGKAADLNQKPVGTGPFVLKRYQKDSQIRYVANKDYWKPEDVKIDNLIFSINTDAAVRLQKLKAGECHVSGYPRPQDIEEVEKDPRLKVLSQPGFNLGFIAYNVTHPPLDQLKVRQALDMAIDKPAIIKAVYRSAGQLAQNALPPGQWGFDPNIKDAPHDTEKARQLLKEAGVAPGTQINLWAMTVQRASNPNARLSAQMIQADWDKIGIKANIVSYEWGEYIKRAKAGEHDVMIYGWTGDNGDPDNWLGVLYSCAAVKGSNYAKWCDPAYDKLVQQAKVTSNRDERVKLYQQAQQILKTQVPITPIANSKVFQPMRKEVQDFKISPFGLTPFYGVSLSK; encoded by the coding sequence ATGGAAAAGACCGTCTTCAAACCCTTGCTGTTGACTGCTGCACTGCTGGCCTGCGCGCCGCTGGCGCAGGCCGCGACCACCCTGGTGTATTGCTCCGAAGCCAGCCCGGCCGGCTTCGACCCGAGCCAGTACACCAGCGGTACCGACTTCGATGCCTCTGCCGAAACCGTCTTCAACCGCCTGACCCAGTTCAAGCGTGGCGGCACTGAAGTCGAACCGGGCCTGGCCACTGAGTGGCAGATAGCCGCCGACGGCCTGAGCTACACCTTCACGTTGCGCAAGGGGGTGAAGTTTCATACCACCGAGTTCTTCACCCCAAGCCGTGACTTCAACGCCGACGACGTGCTGTTCACCTTCAACCGCCTGCTCGACCCCAACCAGCCGTTTCGCAAAGCTTACCCGTCCGAGTCGCCGTATTTCACCGACATGGGCCTGAACACCACCATCAAAAGCATTGAAAAGCTCGACGAGCAGACCGTGCGTTTCAACCTGAACAACGTCGATGCGGCGTTCGTGCAGAACCTGGCCATGAGCTTTGCCTCGATCCAGTCTGCCGAATACGCCGAGCAGTTGCTCAAGCAGGGCAAGGCGGCCGACCTGAACCAGAAGCCGGTGGGTACCGGGCCATTCGTACTCAAGCGCTACCAGAAAGATTCACAGATCCGTTACGTCGCCAACAAGGATTACTGGAAGCCTGAAGATGTGAAGATCGACAATCTGATTTTCTCGATCAACACCGATGCCGCAGTACGCCTGCAAAAGCTCAAGGCCGGCGAGTGCCATGTCAGCGGTTACCCGCGCCCGCAGGATATCGAAGAGGTCGAAAAGGACCCGCGCCTCAAGGTACTCAGCCAGCCAGGCTTCAACCTGGGCTTTATCGCCTATAACGTGACCCACCCGCCGCTGGATCAACTCAAGGTCCGCCAGGCGCTGGACATGGCGATCGACAAGCCGGCGATCATCAAGGCGGTGTACCGCAGCGCCGGGCAACTGGCACAGAACGCCTTGCCGCCGGGCCAGTGGGGCTTTGACCCGAATATCAAGGACGCACCGCACGACACGGAAAAGGCCCGCCAGTTGCTCAAGGAGGCCGGGGTCGCGCCAGGCACGCAGATCAACCTGTGGGCGATGACCGTACAGCGCGCCTCCAACCCCAACGCACGGTTGTCAGCGCAAATGATCCAGGCCGACTGGGACAAGATCGGCATCAAGGCCAATATCGTCAGTTATGAATGGGGCGAGTACATCAAGCGCGCCAAAGCCGGTGAACATGATGTGATGATCTACGGCTGGACCGGTGACAACGGTGATCCGGATAACTGGCTTGGCGTGCTGTACAGCTGCGCAGCGGTCAAGGGCAGCAACTACGCCAAATGGTGTGACCCGGCCTACGACAAGCTGGTGCAACAGGCCAAGGTCACCAGCAACCGCGATGAGCGGGTCAAGCTGTATCAACAGGCCCAGCAGATTCTCAAGACCCAGGTGCCGATCACCCCGATTGCCAACTCAAAGGTGTTTCAGCCAATGCGCAAAGAGGTTCAGGACTTCAAGATCAGCCCCTTCGGCCTGACGCCTTTTTATGGCGTCAGCCTGAGCAAGTAA
- a CDS encoding HET-C-related protein yields MNPLISATRPHHSRHQSLLAKGRPQPQHRQRVPSGVLHSRFALEQLTELARRCQAPEFVMLLAPVFGLDLPPKVYLRLQTALQDKEISAPRCQIVADGFYPAEYDSQQRTVRLHSAALDYVQANPQAAWELLEILLHEFGHHLDTLLREDLSIDGPVHRDAPNEEGGRYALRMARAGWSGAQPVLLASYQDNNGQPVSLRIDAQQALKQILSSESLIGRNTGKAGNEHHEQFEATGEQDGKFSHERIERRLLKLGLSEHERQTIYFGNWLRDYSQLLDPKLVRGPGMAKDFPKLLSRPALTEIVDILATRRFAEARLRDPDSFKVTAQRLGVYRPSEHIDNPRVETAAFDLTERDADFEPWVLAGDPALQVDFATSMKGYIQRSIDYMQDELRAAMQHGRTPEGLRRFGAALHVLEDFFAHSNFIELGLTKLGYPVLAWTSPVDCKWQLPLVTGRFAGADVIASLAQPVARLIAPDENWQFNPDKPGELSDTDRMLLVLLNEHRDTSLLSAYENWIEARDVLRENRLVQLLKLKAWAQTAPLRLVSNAWNEVQRSVLSLLGSHVDDAQTLFDGDPNSNGSSDPTHSQLAKDHAEHPLHEPAGLLASQAVGQVAQAMIDHWSGQPGEDPLHLAASFFCHARDSDWQDELLAEWAISNPHQIERASSLTELQTLQEQLHSQLAQTLHNFEQQSRSTWDYLKGLFEHLLGDLISLDTAESADL; encoded by the coding sequence ATGAATCCTCTTATCTCGGCTACCCGGCCCCATCACTCGCGCCACCAGAGCCTGCTGGCCAAGGGCAGGCCGCAGCCCCAGCATCGCCAGCGCGTGCCGTCGGGCGTGCTGCACAGCCGCTTCGCTCTGGAGCAATTAACCGAGCTGGCCAGGCGTTGCCAGGCGCCAGAATTCGTCATGCTGCTGGCGCCGGTGTTCGGCCTGGACCTGCCGCCCAAAGTCTATTTAAGACTACAGACCGCCTTGCAAGATAAAGAGATCAGTGCGCCGCGCTGCCAGATCGTCGCTGACGGCTTCTACCCGGCCGAATACGACAGCCAGCAGCGCACGGTGCGCTTGCACAGCGCAGCGCTGGACTATGTACAGGCCAATCCGCAGGCGGCCTGGGAACTGCTGGAAATTCTCCTGCATGAGTTCGGCCATCATCTCGACACGCTGTTGCGCGAAGACCTGAGTATCGATGGCCCGGTGCATCGCGATGCACCGAATGAAGAAGGCGGCCGCTATGCACTGCGCATGGCCAGGGCAGGATGGTCTGGCGCGCAGCCGGTACTGCTGGCCAGCTACCAGGACAACAACGGCCAGCCCGTCAGCCTGCGCATCGACGCGCAACAGGCCCTCAAGCAGATCCTGTCCAGCGAGTCGCTCATCGGGCGCAATACCGGTAAAGCGGGCAACGAGCATCACGAGCAGTTCGAAGCCACCGGCGAGCAAGACGGCAAGTTCAGCCACGAGCGTATCGAAAGGCGCTTGCTGAAACTGGGTTTGTCTGAACACGAGCGGCAGACCATTTACTTCGGTAACTGGCTGCGTGACTACTCGCAGTTGCTGGACCCCAAGCTGGTACGCGGCCCCGGCATGGCCAAGGACTTTCCAAAACTACTGTCGCGCCCGGCGCTGACCGAGATTGTCGATATCCTCGCCACCCGCCGGTTTGCCGAAGCACGCCTGCGCGACCCGGACAGCTTCAAAGTCACCGCGCAACGGCTCGGGGTTTATCGGCCCAGCGAACACATCGACAACCCCAGGGTCGAGACGGCGGCGTTCGATCTGACTGAACGCGACGCGGACTTCGAGCCGTGGGTACTGGCCGGCGACCCGGCGCTGCAGGTTGATTTCGCCACGTCAATGAAAGGCTATATCCAGCGCTCGATCGACTATATGCAGGACGAGCTGCGCGCAGCCATGCAGCACGGCCGTACACCCGAGGGGCTAAGGCGCTTCGGTGCAGCGCTGCATGTGCTGGAAGACTTTTTCGCTCACTCCAACTTCATCGAACTGGGGCTGACCAAGCTCGGCTATCCGGTGCTGGCCTGGACCTCACCGGTCGACTGCAAGTGGCAGCTACCGCTGGTCACCGGCCGCTTTGCCGGCGCCGATGTGATCGCCAGCCTGGCCCAACCGGTGGCCAGGCTAATCGCCCCGGACGAGAACTGGCAGTTCAATCCGGACAAACCAGGCGAGTTGAGCGACACCGACCGCATGCTGCTGGTGTTGCTCAATGAACACCGTGACACCAGCCTGCTAAGCGCCTACGAGAACTGGATCGAGGCCCGCGACGTATTGCGCGAAAACAGACTGGTGCAGCTACTCAAGCTCAAGGCCTGGGCCCAGACCGCCCCGCTGCGGTTGGTCAGTAACGCCTGGAATGAGGTGCAGCGCAGCGTCCTGAGCCTGCTTGGCAGCCATGTCGACGATGCCCAGACCTTGTTTGACGGCGACCCCAACAGTAACGGTTCCAGCGACCCGACCCACTCGCAACTGGCCAAGGACCATGCCGAACACCCCCTGCATGAGCCCGCCGGGCTGCTGGCCTCGCAAGCCGTCGGCCAGGTGGCGCAAGCCATGATCGACCACTGGAGCGGTCAGCCTGGTGAGGACCCGCTGCACCTGGCAGCCAGCTTCTTCTGCCACGCCCGTGACAGCGACTGGCAGGACGAACTGCTCGCCGAATGGGCGATCAGTAACCCGCATCAGATCGAGCGCGCCAGTTCGCTTACGGAACTGCAAACCCTGCAAGAGCAATTGCACAGCCAACTCGCCCAGACCTTGCACAATTTCGAACAGCAAAGCCGCTCGACCTGGGATTACCTGAAGGGGCTGTTCGAACACCTGCTGGGCGATCTGATCAGCCTGGACACTGCGGAATCCGCAGACTTGTAG
- a CDS encoding SIMPL domain-containing protein (The SIMPL domain is named for its presence in mouse protein SIMPL (signalling molecule that associates with mouse pelle-like kinase). Bacterial member BP26, from Brucella, was shown to assemble into a channel-like structure, while YggE from E. coli has been associated with resistance to oxidative stress.) gives MLKLRPAAALLALSAAVLASVPALADEPRYNQVSLRAEVDKEVARDLMEVTLYTEAQDRDPGKLAAQVSEALNKAIGQARQVKEIEVRQGSRNSSPIYDDKGQKITGWRERAEIRLESADFTALSKLTGELLTDLKMGGMEFSISSPTRKTSEDALLKDAVAAFKARAQLVTEAMGGQGYKVVSLNLNTSGYPQPYLRSPAPMMMKADRAEASVTPDIEAGTSKVTVAADGVIEVQIP, from the coding sequence ATGCTTAAACTTCGCCCTGCCGCCGCCCTGCTGGCCCTGAGCGCCGCCGTGCTGGCCAGCGTCCCGGCGCTTGCCGATGAGCCGCGCTACAATCAGGTTTCGCTGCGCGCCGAAGTCGACAAGGAAGTGGCCCGCGACCTGATGGAGGTCACCCTGTACACCGAAGCCCAGGACCGTGATCCTGGCAAACTCGCCGCGCAGGTCAGCGAAGCCCTCAACAAGGCTATCGGCCAGGCTCGTCAGGTCAAGGAAATCGAGGTCCGCCAGGGCAGCCGCAACAGCTCGCCGATCTACGACGACAAAGGCCAGAAAATCACCGGCTGGCGCGAGCGTGCCGAGATTCGCCTGGAAAGCGCCGACTTCACCGCATTGTCGAAACTCACCGGCGAGCTGCTCACCGATCTGAAAATGGGCGGCATGGAGTTCTCGATTTCTTCGCCAACCCGCAAAACCAGCGAAGACGCCCTGCTCAAAGATGCCGTGGCCGCGTTCAAGGCCCGCGCCCAACTGGTCACTGAAGCCATGGGTGGCCAAGGCTACAAAGTGGTCAGCCTGAACCTCAATACCTCAGGTTATCCACAACCCTACCTGCGCTCGCCGGCACCCATGATGATGAAAGCCGACCGTGCCGAAGCGTCGGTCACCCCGGATATCGAAGCCGGCACCTCGAAGGTCACCGTCGCCGCAGACGGAGTGATCGAGGTGCAGATCCCCTGA